In Stigmatopora nigra isolate UIUO_SnigA chromosome 21, RoL_Snig_1.1, whole genome shotgun sequence, the genomic stretch AGTTCAGGCTTCCCAATGATGGACACCCGTTACCGAGTGTGGgacctgaataatatttcttCTGTCTTGTGCAGCCCCAGAAGTCATTAACGGCGAAGCCCTCGGCACGGCGGCAGATATGTGGTGATTATCCCGCCCTGTCCTGCCACATACCTACGTTGTGACTTCCCAAATACTTTTGTTTATGTCGAAGCCGACAACCATAGAAGAGAACTGGTATGCAAATTCAAgatttaattaataaaaaaaaataacaacaggaAAAGCCTCCCCATCTAAAACTAGGAAGAAAATGAACGGAATACAAAAGTGGGGAGGATGAAAATGGGGGAGGTGCACTCCAACGAAAGGCCAACAGAAAAGGAACAGAATACAAAGTTAACAGGGAGGACCAAAACGGGGGAGGACAAAAAGCGGGGGAGGTGCACACTGACCCAAAGGTAGACTTGACCATCCACAGAATATACTTTGGGTTCAAACACAAGCGGGGGTTGGTTAACGAGGCAATTAAGAAAAGCTGGGTAGGCCACATAGTATTGCGCAGACAAGAGACTCACAAGGAAAGACACCCAACCCAAAAACGGGGGAGGTGCACACCGACCAAAGGCAAACTTGACCATCCACAGAAGATACGTGGGGCTGAAACACAAGTGGGGGTTGGTTAATGAGGCAATTAAGAAAAGCTAGGTAGGCCACATAGTATTGCGCAGAAAGGACTCACAAGGAAAGACACCCAACCGACCATAAAAATCCCCTCAAAActtgccattatttttttctcttttgattCACAGTGACAATTTATCGACCagattataaataaattaattaaggGTTGTTTTTCAAGTATTTCCAATCACAATGACGTCATAGTGTGTGCACTTTGGAAATTTCCCACATTTCTGTAACGTGTCATCATACTCATGTCGGAACATTCCAGTTGATGCAGTGAAacaatagaagaagaaaaaactaatATGTCAGAGGGAACTATGACAGCAgagtatgtgaatgtgtgtgtgtccttgaCTTGCTGAATTTGAACATGccagattgcaaaaaaaaaatcatgttaatgCTTCCCAAACACTTTTGTTTCTGTCCTTTCAGGAGCATCGGCGTCATTACCTACATCCTGTAAGTCCCGGGTGGCGTGGCTCATGCGTGCACGCTAGCGTTTTGACGTCACGTCCGCCTCTGCTTCCCTCAGTTTGAGCGGCATGTCGCCGTTCCAGGGCGAGAATGACGAAGACACTCTGAGGAACGTCCTGGCCGTGGACTACCAATTGGACGCACAGTGCTTCAGCACCACCAGTTGCACGGCCAAAGATTTCATTCAGAAACTTTTGGTGAAGAAcgacaggtgtgtgtgtgtatgtgtgtgtgagatggTCTTTCCCCCTCCCTTCTTAGTAAACCAATGCGTTGCAGTGAAAGACTGACGGCCGAGGAGTGTCTTCTTCACCCGTGGATCAAGGTCGGCGTCCTTTTATCGCCATGAAAATGTTTTGGGTGCTGACTGCGTCGTTTTTGCCGCAGCCCTTGACGCGCCAACAAAAGGACAACAGGACTCGATCGTCCATCAACATGAAGAACTTCAAGAAgttcaatgcaaaaagaaagTGGAAGGTACAGAATGGCACTATttgaggagggaaaaaaacaggttgTTTCCAGGTCTAGCGTGTCATTAGCTCTTAATCTTTTTTGTCTCATAAGAAAACCTCTTTGTTGAGTCTTAGGCGAGAACTTGAGACCTCCCAAAATTGTCGTCACACAAATGCTAATCCTCAATGTAATATAGATGACTTTGGAATCATGTAAGCTTATATATTTGATATGTATTTGTCATTTCCAGATGTCCTACAACATGGTTTGGATCTGCAACCGTCTGGTCCGCTTAAAACTCTTGTGCAAAGGCAGCTCGGATAAACCGGAGGTAAATCAAAACTCCCCAATATTTCCTTCAAAACCAATATGTCACACTAAACTAGACCAGGCGCCACACACAAACCTTTTGATTAGGATAAAAGTGatagtgtttttcccccttatACGTTTTCTTAGCAGCCAAAGAGTGACAACAGGCCATAAGGAAAACTTTAAACAAGTGTAAGTGTGTTTTTAATGGGTTCATTGTGCCAGGGGTCCagctcatgaaaaaaaaaggttttgtcgAACGGTGTGTTTGATACGTTGTGTTCCCaagtgacattttgtttcttgTCCTACAGAGACAATGCGAAAGCGACGCGGAGGACACGGAGAGCAAACCCGCATCGCTGCTGAAAAGACGACTGAGTAGCAGCTCGTAAAGTTCGACCACCGAAATGGAGGATGCCCTACTACTTTTCAATCTGGTAACTTTTTTCCCCCGCGGTGGCCGAGAAGTGGCGAGCGAATGGGAGCACGCCGTTCGATGGACACTTCTCGGCCAtcctattttttaaatccatttttttttgccctctaCACATGACAATTCTGTCATTGCTGATGATTGAAAATGTAGGAAGCTAACATGtagtgcaggggtgtccaaatttTTCATTTGTCAAACAAAGAATGGGAATTAAGTAAAagggatttgtttttaaaaaaatattaatccaTCGGGTGATACGAGGGTGATTTAAAACCTTTGTTTCATCTTTTATTTGTAATTGTATCGGTATTGGGAATTAGCTCCCACTAGTGTTGAATCTGAAAAGTGCAACAGAATGTAAgatcaattttatttttccttagTTTGTTTATCTGTCATTTCAGACGGCTTGAGTTTGGACACCCCCAATCTCGTGTTTAGTAAactaacccccccaaaaaaaagatcTATATACAGTTTTTGCTCTGTATAGTTGAAATTCCACTTCAAAAATATTCCTACCTCAGCTGGCCCATCATTTTTTCGTAATGTCACAGAGATTTGTACAGCCCCTATCTGGATTATTCTACCGTGTCAAGCAACATAAATGTACATAAAACTATACTGCATGCAATTTTCCGAGTGTTTTCCGTCTTTAAAACGTGTTTGTCGGGAGCCCCGTCGCAATTTGTCCGAAATAATACACACGCCAAGCGGACCCCGCCACTTTGAAAGCAGGATCGTCCTCTCCACTTTAATATGGTTACAAAGAGAGTTTTCACCGGGGAACGAGAGGGTAAAATGGCCGCCCGCCGGCTGGGATTTTTGCAAAAAGTGCGAGAAACGACACGTCCATGAGGGAGGGCGTGGGGTGCGTGGGTCCTTAGCTAAAAACCACACATAAAAGCAAAAGAAGTCACAAGTGTGAAATAGTTCATGGAGTCGCAGAGCTTAGAATGAGCTTACATGGAGGTCATGTCATTGAGCGCGTGGTCCAATTCCTCACTGATGGCTTTGTACTTGAGTTTCTGTGCGTAAAGCTCGTCTGGATagacaaagtcaacaaaaaatgcCTTCAATCACAAACGTTTTGAAAGGTGCAACACAATGATAACAGATTTAGCTAAAACGATGATGGTAAATACGCCATTGTATGTCAAATTCAAGAACAGACAGGGCATATTTTGGATTGAAAATTGTACATGTGTAAACCCTCCTCTTCCGTGGCCCCGCCCCTTACCTTCCAAATCATCAATGGTCTTCTCCAACTTGGCCACAGACCTCTCGGCAAACTCGGCTCTGGTCTCagcctaaaaaacaaacattttcatatgTTGGTCTTAAGCCATGCTCTCTCTCCTATCTTCTCGCACCTCTTTCAGCTTGTCTGTCAGGATCTTGATCTCCTCCTCGTATTTGTCCTCCTTCTGGGAATACTGCATAGGGGAAGGAGGGCACATTCCCGTGAGTGGCGACTCAAAAGCCCTCCCTAGAATTTTGCCGTCACTTTACCTTCTCCGCCTGAGCCTCCAGGGACTTCAAGTTGTTGGTGACGTTCTTCAGTTCCTCCTCCAGCTCAGCGCATTTCCTAAAGTGCGTTGGAGTTCAAGGGGTGCCGGGGTGGTGGCGGTCCAACTAGCGGCTAGCACTCACGCTTCTGCTAGCTCCGCCCTCTCCTCCGTACGCTCCAGCTCGCCTTCCACGATCACCAGCTTACGGGCCACCTGCGTAGAGGGCGAGCGGGTGTTAAGGCCCAGTTGGCGACGACCCACGGAGAAGCGCAAACGCTCACCTCCTCGTACTTGCGGTCCGAGTCCTCGGCGATGTGCTTGGCCTCCTTGAGTTGaatctcctggagctccatcttcTCCTCGTCCTTCAGGGCCCGGTTTTCAATCACCTTCATGCCCCTGCGCCGTCAAATGGACATCCAACAACAGTGGAGGGGGTCAGAGATAGTGCCATGCTCGGGGTTAGTGGCGCCGGGGAACGGGAGAGGACCTCTCGCTCTCGTCGGCCGCCTTCTCCGCCTCCTCCAGCTTCTGTAGAGCCGTGGCCAGCCTCTCCTGGGCTCGGTCCAATTCTTCCTCTACCAGCTGGATGCGTCGGTTGAGGGAGGCCACCTCCGCCTCGGCCTGCACGCACATTCCCCATCAGAACCATTCATTCTGTCTTATCGGGTCTTTTCTGTACAAAAGCAATATTAAGTGGCCCAAAATGGAGTTAGCCCACTCCGTTCATGAACGTTCTATGCCGACCCTCCCTTCACCAACGGCAACCCGTGAGTTAAAAAGGACCAAAAGGGCCTTGTAACTCATCAGAGAATTTTAGCATGGGTAGCTATCAGGTAGTCGCGCCTAAAAAGGAGCGAGGCCATTGTTAAGCTACGACTGGAGGTTTAGCGGCTGACATCATGGCCCAAGCGGGGGCTCTCAATCCCCTCGACAGCTGTGCGCTGTgatgggggggttgggggggggggggtatgtgCTGTCTCCATCAAGAGCATGAGGAGAATGGAATGCGCCTGCCTCCTCTCCGCCAGGCTTGATTTACAATGGCGGCTTTTATCAGAAAGACGGTTAAAGGGTGGCTGACTCACGTCGGCCGCCTTCTTGTCGGCCACTTCCAACTTCTCCTGAGCATCCTTGAGCGCCTCCGAGTATTTGTCCAGCTCGTCTTCCGTGCCCTTGAGCTTCTTCTGCATTTGCAGGAGCTCGTCTTCGTGCTACGAGAGAAGAAACATGTCGTGGGTGGTTTAGGGGCAACGGTGGCCCTTTAGCCCCGGCGACCCAGAGTCTCGGCACCCCGGCGCACCTGTTTGCTTCGGTCTTCGGCCGCTTTCTTGTCGGCTTCCGCCTGCTCTGCCTGGTCCAAGGCGTTCTCCTTGTCCAGCTTCAGCATCAACATCTTCTTCTTGATGGCCTCCATTTTGGACGGCTGGCTTTTCCGCAAAGACGGGACACAAAAAAGACGGAAGGAAGAGAGGAAGGAAAGATGCCCGATGCCACGCCAAACTCTGACCCAGACGGCGGTTGGGCTTTTATACGGGGGGACCGAGGTCCCCTTAGGCCACGCCCCTTTGTCCCCGCATCCTCTTGCTTTTGGCATTGCCTTCTCATTTGTCATTCTTATTCAATCCAGTTAATTCAGTGAAAAGGAGCTTTTAAATGGAACCACTTTTTCCCCCTTCACTCCATTTGAACTTTGCCAAACCACTAAATAATGGATaacaaaatggaccaaaaagcTCATCTGTATTGAATTGCCATCAATTTTCAATGGCCCACATCTCGCTATTTGAACTACAATGATAGGACAGACTCTTTGTTTATCCTCATTTCACTTTGTGAAAGACGTCAGGACATTTGAAGATGTCAAATTTTCCATCCTTGAGCCTACGCCATCCGACTCTTTTATTTGGCCTGCGTGTACTTGAATCCCGAGCAATGCTCCTC encodes the following:
- the tpm3 gene encoding tropomyosin alpha-3 chain codes for the protein MEAIKKKMLMLKLDKENALDQAEQAEADKKAAEDRSKQHEDELLQMQKKLKGTEDELDKYSEALKDAQEKLEVADKKAADAEAEVASLNRRIQLVEEELDRAQERLATALQKLEEAEKAADESERGMKVIENRALKDEEKMELQEIQLKEAKHIAEDSDRKYEEVARKLVIVEGELERTEERAELAEAKCAELEEELKNVTNNLKSLEAQAEKYSQKEDKYEEEIKILTDKLKEAETRAEFAERSVAKLEKTIDDLEDELYAQKLKYKAISEELDHALNDMTSI